In Rariglobus hedericola, the following proteins share a genomic window:
- a CDS encoding SRPBCC family protein: protein MKTATYPAKIISISISRSPAAVYTFACNPKNLPKWASGLSGSIKQVGGQWVAESPMGKVKIKFARKNSFGILDHDVTLESGATFYNPMRVQPNGNGSEVLFTLYRLPKVSDKAYAADAKHIRKDLAKLKSLLEKSG from the coding sequence ATGAAGACTGCAACCTACCCCGCCAAGATCATCAGCATCTCTATCTCGCGATCGCCGGCCGCTGTTTACACCTTCGCCTGCAACCCCAAGAACCTGCCGAAATGGGCCAGCGGGTTGAGTGGCTCGATCAAGCAGGTCGGCGGGCAATGGGTCGCGGAGTCGCCGATGGGAAAGGTGAAGATCAAATTCGCCCGAAAGAACTCCTTCGGAATCTTGGACCACGACGTGACCCTCGAGTCAGGCGCCACCTTCTACAATCCGATGCGCGTCCAGCCCAACGGCAACGGGAGCGAAGTCCTGTTCACGCTCTATCGTTTGCCCAAGGTTTCAGACAAAGCCTATGCGGCGGATGCGAAACACATCCGCAAGGACCTCGCGAAACTGAAATCCCTTTTGGAGAAATCCGGATAA
- a CDS encoding S1 family peptidase, whose translation MALLFLPRTVAQPEDDKGFSKEVIERSKRACVLIEVEDKNGKGHGSGVRFNEQGWIATNYHVVAGAERIKVIDSSGHSEEVTELMYYSPQRDIALLKTSSTGEYAKFKRSMAASEPIMAIGHPLEERWKVTKGRIVKVFSRKNREEIQIDADIAPGSSGGPILAKDGTICGLSTYLVRLTFRDGKYQLAQIKMFFGVSKASIVDIPVEKIKPTRLSDLRVFGEGWVIYDEQLPVLISEIDDLLTIFYKRIASQVIKRTAAGTGRTEIGGNSAFLKFRYELADPQELKDLISRYRALAVFINQYIPQSPSDPALKQSCLLLKAALRNALESAENLALIHGMANDQGEGYFLRSDRSRSLAVAAVRDAVHSYSRARSSYGDHSNFLTEEGMDATWARYIPSVSPPWAAAAVKSE comes from the coding sequence ATGGCGCTACTGTTCCTGCCCAGAACCGTTGCGCAGCCAGAGGATGACAAAGGGTTCAGCAAAGAGGTGATCGAACGATCCAAGCGCGCCTGTGTTTTAATCGAAGTAGAGGACAAAAACGGAAAAGGCCATGGTAGCGGAGTTCGGTTTAATGAGCAGGGATGGATCGCGACCAATTATCACGTCGTAGCAGGAGCTGAGCGCATCAAGGTCATCGATTCATCTGGGCACAGTGAAGAAGTGACGGAGTTGATGTATTACTCTCCTCAGCGGGATATTGCGTTGTTGAAAACCTCGTCGACGGGCGAGTATGCGAAATTTAAGCGCTCCATGGCTGCTTCAGAGCCCATCATGGCTATCGGGCACCCACTGGAAGAAAGGTGGAAGGTCACCAAGGGGCGTATCGTAAAAGTGTTTTCGCGAAAGAACCGTGAAGAAATCCAGATCGATGCCGATATCGCTCCAGGATCTTCGGGCGGCCCTATTTTGGCTAAAGATGGGACGATATGCGGGCTTTCCACTTACTTGGTCCGTTTAACCTTCCGCGATGGCAAATATCAGCTGGCGCAGATCAAAATGTTCTTTGGCGTGAGCAAGGCATCTATCGTCGATATCCCCGTGGAAAAGATAAAGCCTACGCGCCTTTCGGATCTAAGGGTTTTTGGCGAAGGGTGGGTGATTTATGATGAGCAGCTACCTGTTCTGATCTCTGAAATAGATGATCTGCTGACGATTTTTTATAAACGTATTGCTTCACAAGTGATCAAAAGAACGGCCGCTGGAACCGGTCGGACGGAGATTGGCGGCAATTCAGCCTTTTTGAAATTTCGGTATGAATTGGCCGACCCTCAAGAGTTGAAGGATCTAATTTCCCGATATCGGGCACTAGCCGTATTTATAAATCAGTATATCCCGCAGAGTCCTTCGGATCCGGCACTCAAGCAGTCGTGTTTACTTCTAAAAGCTGCGCTTCGGAATGCCCTCGAATCCGCTGAAAATTTGGCGCTCATCCACGGAATGGCTAATGACCAAGGTGAAGGTTATTTCTTGAGATCGGATCGGTCGCGATCCTTGGCGGTAGCGGCTGTCCGTGATGCGGTGCATAGTTATTCCAGGGCGAGATCATCATACGGAGATCACTCTAATTTTTTAACCGAAGAGGGCATGGACGCGACGTGGGCCAGATACATTCCTTCGGTGTCACCGCCTTGGGCAGCCGCGGCAGTTAAATCCGAATAG